The proteins below are encoded in one region of Rhododendron vialii isolate Sample 1 chromosome 7a, ASM3025357v1:
- the LOC131334823 gene encoding 65-kDa microtubule-associated protein 5: protein MPTTCTPTKTTTTCGSLLQELQEIWDIIGESDCERDKMLLQLEQECLDIYRRKVEKTRKYKADLSESLAESEAEISNLVSALGEQASCPRHENGKSTLKERISAIKPTLEDLRLKKEKRIKEFSETRLQIGRICAEISGNDQFVNSAEPQGNEADLTVKKLGELKSQLQELQYEKTLRLQKVDKHITTIHALSVVMSLDINKTLTKAHPSLGDLANGRPKSISNETLASLTGLVQSLKQEKQQRLRKLQGLASTLIELWSLMNTSSEEQKRFDHVTYLISSSLDGVSKQGCLALDIIEQTEAEVERLNVLKVSKMKELVFKRQNELEEIYRGVHMDVDSGTARQILISLMESGNVNLSDLLSSMDDQIAKAKEQALSRKDILDKVEKWKVASGEENWLDEYETDENRYNAGRGAHKNLKRAEKARILVSKIPFLVENLTVKVKAWETEKGIPFLYEKAALLTMLEDYAVLQQEKEEEKRRFRDQKRLQEQFAAEQEALYGSRPAVKKPLPLSQSTNANTMAGTPTGHRSGLGTPGKRHGISGPKDHRRDSGKIGAAAIPLNYVAIPKDDLASRGN, encoded by the exons ATGCCGACTACTTGTACTCCAACGAAGACCACAACCACTTGTGGCTCTCTCCTTCAGGAATTGCAg GAAATATGGGATATAATTGGGGAGAGTGATTGTGAAAGGGACAAGATGCTTCTACAGTTAGAGCAGGAATGCCTTGACATATACAGGAGAAAGGTAGAAAAAACCAGAAAGTACAAAGCCGATTTGAGCGAGTCATTGGCCGAGTCAGAAGCTGAAATCAGTAACCTCGTCTCTGCCCTTGGTGAACAAGCTTCCTGCCCACGG CATGAGAATGGGAAGAGCACTCTTAAAGAACGAATATCTGCCATAAAACCTACTTTGGAGGATTTAaggttaaagaaagaaaaaaggatcaAGGAGTTTTCGGAAACACGGTTACAAATTGGACGGATTTGCGCGGAAATCTCAGGGAATGATCAGTTTGTTAATTCTGCCGAGCCACAAGGAAATGAGGCGGACTTGACAGTGAAGAAGTTGGGGGAGCTGAAGTCACAACTTCAGGAGCTTCAGTATGAAAAG ACTCTCCGTTTGCAGAAAGTTGACAAACATATCACTACAATTCATGCACTTTCAGTTGTTATGTCACTTGATATCAACAAGACACTTACCAAAGCTCATCCAAGCTTAGGTGATCTTGCAAATGGTCGACCAAAGAGCATTAGCAATGAGACCCTTGCTAGTTTAACAGGTCTGGTCCAGTCACTGAAACAAGAGAAACAACAAAGGCTACGCAAG CTTCAAGGTCTTGCGAGCACTCTTATAGAGCTATGGAGTCTCATGAACACATCTAGTGAGGAACAAAAGAGATTCGACCACGTCACTTACTTAATTTCTTCCTCTCTTGATGGAGTGTCAAAGCAAGGATGCCTTGCTTTGGATATCATTGAGCAG ACAGAAGCAGAAGTGGAACGTCttaatgttctaaaagtcagcAAGATGAAGGAACTGGTATTCAAGAGGCAAAATGAGCTTGAAGAAATCTACAGAGGAGTTCATATGGATGTAGACAGTGGCACAGCACGACAGATTCTCATCAGCCTAATGGAATCtg GTAATGTTAATTTGTCTGATCTTCTTTCGAGCATGGATGATCAAATCGCAAAAGCCAAAGAGCAAGCTCTTAGCAGGAAGGATATTTTGGACAAGGTTGAGAAATGGAAAGTTGCGTCCGGGGAGGAGAACTGGCTTGATGAATATGAAACG GATGAAAATCGATATAATGCTGGCAGGGGAGCACATAAGAACTTGAAACGCGCTGAGAAGGCAAGGATTCTGGTCAGCAAAATTCCAT TTCTTGTCGAGAATTTAACGGTGAAAGTAAAAGCCTGGGAGACAGAGAAAGGAATACCGTTCTTATATGAGAAG GCTGCTTTATTGACCATGTTGGAGGACTATGCCGTGCTACAacaagagaaagaagaggagaaacGTAGATTTCGG GACCAGAAAAGGCTGCAAGAACAATTTGCAGCAGAACAAGAGGCACTATATGGTTCTAGGCCTGCAGTAAAAAAGCCTTTGCCTTTGAGTCAGAGCACAAATGCTAACACAATGGCTGGAACACCCACTGGTCATCGCTCAGGGTTGGGGACTCCTGGGAAACGTCATGGAATCTCAGGCCCAAAGGATCACCGGAGAGACAGTGGTAAGATTGGTGCTGCTGCAATACCCTTGAACTATGTAGCTATTCCAAAAGATGACTTGGCCTCCCGAGGCAATTGA